The proteins below are encoded in one region of Sphingobacteriales bacterium:
- a CDS encoding 6-carboxytetrahydropterin synthase — protein sequence MIYITRKENFNAAHRVFLPELSDEENYDRFGACSNPNWHGHNYTLFVTIKGKPDKDSGYLFDLKKLSRLIKELVIEKVDHKNLNLEVDFMKGLIPSSENIAMAVFNLLAPELRKQGVALHCVKLYETENNYVEYFGEED from the coding sequence ATGATCTACATCACCAGAAAAGAAAACTTTAATGCGGCTCACCGTGTCTTTCTTCCGGAATTAAGCGATGAAGAAAACTATGATCGTTTTGGAGCCTGCTCTAATCCCAACTGGCATGGACACAACTACACCCTCTTTGTTACAATTAAAGGTAAGCCCGACAAAGATTCCGGCTATCTTTTCGACCTGAAAAAATTAAGTCGTCTTATTAAAGAGCTGGTCATCGAAAAAGTGGACCATAAAAACCTGAATCTTGAAGTTGATTTTATGAAAGGGCTGATTCCTTCTTCCGAAAATATCGCCATGGCTGTCTTTAACCTGCTTGCTCCCGAACTCAGAAAACAAGGAGTAGCATTGCATTGCGTCAAACTTTACGAAACAGAAAACAATTACGTGGAATATTTCGGAGAAGAAGATTAA
- a CDS encoding RNA polymerase sigma factor, which translates to MYSLLFLCRIKYYLTGVKYALSETESGYLPEKDDEEKRLIEYCLKNDRKAQKKLYEKYFGKMMATVRRYISDHDEAMEVVNNGFLKIYSNIHQYQGTGSFMGWMLRVMVNTSLDYLKANRNYLNNISLVDEFTHVEHVDLAVEDYEDVDVEKLYLMIDKLPPGSRAVFNLFAIEGFSHQEISEKLGISIGTSKAHLHFARKKLMEMLLKYKQQS; encoded by the coding sequence TTGTATTCTCTTTTGTTTTTGTGCAGGATAAAGTATTATCTTACAGGTGTAAAATATGCCCTGTCAGAAACAGAATCGGGATACCTGCCGGAGAAAGATGATGAAGAAAAAAGACTTATTGAATATTGCCTCAAAAATGACCGCAAGGCTCAGAAAAAATTGTACGAAAAGTATTTTGGGAAAATGATGGCCACTGTCAGACGATATATTAGTGATCATGATGAAGCCATGGAAGTGGTCAATAACGGGTTTTTGAAAATCTATAGTAATATTCATCAGTATCAGGGGACAGGAAGTTTTATGGGATGGATGCTTCGGGTGATGGTGAATACTTCGCTTGATTATCTGAAAGCCAACAGGAACTACCTGAACAATATCAGCCTGGTGGATGAATTTACCCATGTTGAACATGTTGACCTTGCCGTTGAAGACTATGAAGATGTCGATGTGGAAAAGCTTTACCTGATGATTGACAAACTTCCGCCCGGCAGCCGTGCCGTTTTTAACCTATTTGCCATTGAAGGCTTTTCTCATCAGGAAATCAGCGAAAAACTTGGCATAAGTATTGGAACTTCAAAAGCACATCTTCACTTTGCCAGGAAAAAACTGATGGAAATGCTTTTAAAATATAAACAGCAGTCTTGA